The genomic DNA TCCGCGCGCTCCGGGGTCTCCACGGTGAACGCGAGCCACGACGAGTCCGGCGCCCAGGAGATCCGGGCGCTGTCGGCCGGGCCGGCGGTCCTGTCTTTGGCAGAGGCGACGTCCGTCAGATGCAGCTGGTGCTTGGATTCATTCACCCAGGCCAGCGTCTTGCCGTCCGGCGACAGCGAGAAGGTGCCGTCGGCAGCCTTCTCCACGACGCGGACCGGCTTGGTGCCGTCCTCCTTGGCCACCCACAGACCGCCCTCGAAGCGGTACGCGAGGAGTGCGGCTCGCTTCACGGGCTTCGCGGGCCAGTCGACCGACCCCGCGGGACCATCGTTGGCCGTGTCGGGCGTGGACGGCTCGCTGCCGGGATCGGCCGTGGTGGTGGTCGAGCTGGCCTCGGCAGAGGCGCTCGATGTCCCCTCGGCAGTCACCGGATCCTCGATCTTGTTGCCGGTCGGCCCGTCGGCCTCGCTCCCCATGCGCGGGACGTAGTAGTTGAGTAGCAGCGAGATCGCAAGGACGGCCACGGCGATGCCGATGCCGATCGCAGGGTGCTTCCGGATGCGCTCGAGAAACGACTCGGGCACGTCCCGGACCTCCGGCTGTTCCATGTCGCCTCCTCCCGCAGATCGCGTCGCGCGTCGCGGCGCTACAGCCGGTCGATGAGCGCGTCGGCATAGGCCTGCGTGCCGACACAGCCATCGGTGCTGCCGGTGTTCGTGCGCTTGATGTCGTAGGTGACGTGCGTGCCCTCGGCAAGCACGGTCTTGACCGCGTGCAGGATCCGATCGGCCGCATCGCGCTCGCCGAGGTGATTGAGCATGAGCACCGAGGAAAGGATGAGTGCGGTCGGGTTCGCCATGTCCTTGCCGGTGTACTTGGGCGCCGAGCCGTGGACCGGCTCGAATACCGCGCACTCGGCACCGATGTTGGCGCCCGGCGCCATGCCGAGACCGCCGATGAGACCAGCCGCCAGGTCGGAGAGGATGTCGCCGTAGAGGTTCGGGAGCACGAGCACGTCCCACCACTCGGGGTGCAGAACGAGCTGCATGCATGTGGCGTCCACGATGTAGTCCTCGAACTCGATGCCGGAGTCCTTGTACTCCTCGGCCACCTCGCGGGCGACCTTCAGGAACAGCCCGTCGGAGTGCTTGAGGATGTTGGCCTTGTGCACGGCCGTGACCTTCTTGCGGCCGTTGGCGATGGCGTAGTCGAACGCGAACTTGACGATGCGGCGCGTGCACGTGATAGAGATCGGCTTGAGCGAGATCCCGGAGTCGGGACGGATCGTGCCCGCGCCCTCGGCGGCCGCGAACTCAATGAGCCGCTTGGCGCTCTCGGAGCCTTCCTCGAACTCGATGCCGGCGTAGAGGTCCTCGGTGTTCTCGCGCACGATGACGAGATCGACGTTGTCGTAGCGCGCACCCGTGCCTTCGATCGAGAACGACGGCCGAAGACATGCGTAGAGGTCGAGCTCCCTGCGCAACGCGACGTTCACGCTGCGGAACCCGGTGCCGACCGGCGTGGTTATCGGGCCCTTGATGGCGACCTTGTTCTTCCGGATGGAGTCGAGCACGTGCCCCGGCAGCGGCGTTCCGTACTTCTCCAAGACGTCAGCGCCAGCTTCGACGGACTCCCACTCGATGTCTACACCGGTCGCCTCGACGACGCGCGTCATCGCGCGCGTGATCTCGGGACCAATGCCGTCGCCAGGGATGAGTGTCACGGTGTGCTTTGCCAAGGTTGGCTCCTCTAGATTGAACGGGGACGGCTCACAGCGGCTCGCCCTCGGATGTATGACGCGCCCCGCGCTTCCGCGGTTTGCGCGAATGCGATTGTACGCGAGAAGGGTCCGGTCGCACTACGTCGTCTTGCGCCGCCTTCTCGGTGCGCAACCGACGATGCGCTTCGCGCGCCGGCCAAGGAGTCCCTTCGCGTTCTCGGCGTCGAAGTCCATCCGCTCCGCGGCGGCGATCTTGACCTTGTCAGACGCGGCGCCCATCACGAGCCGGTAGACGCCGGTAAGCATCGCCGGGAACTCGGGATCGCCGTGGTAGACGCGAATCGCCTCGTCGATGAGCGGCCAGACCTTCTCTGAGCGCTTCGCGGTCGTGGCGCCGTAGGCCGAAAGCAGCCGGAAAGCCGCCAGCCGCACGACGCCGGACTCCTCGTCGTGCAGAGCCGTCGTCGCCGGTCCGATCGCCTTGTCCACCACGCGCGCGTCACAGGCGACCATCTTCTCGAGCGCACCGAGCGTCTCCCACCTGGTCTGCGCTTCGGGCTTCTCGAGCGCGTCGGCCAGCGCCTGGCCGTGCGAACGCAGAGTGTCCGGCGAATGCACCGCGAGCTCGTGAACGGCACGCGCCGCCTGCACCCTCTGCGTACGGTTCTCGCCGTTGAGCACCTCGAGCACCTTGCCAAGGAACTTCTCGTTCCCGGCCGCCCGCGTCGCTATCTGGCTCTTGTCGTCGCCGAGTTCGAGTGTCTTCTGTGTCGCCATACCGACTCGCTCCTAGCCTGTGTTGACCCGGTCTCGAGGCGCTCCGCCCCGTATGTGTCCCAAGACATATTACCCGCACGGGCGACAACTCCTGGCCGAAACCGGATATTCACCCCAACTTCTTCACATCGAGGGGACGGTTTGCGCGGGCATGCGGCGGCAGGCAGGCGTCCTTCGCGCACGTCGACCGCGTTTCGCGAGCCGTTGACTCGGCAACATACGGGACAGATGGGCCACGATGGGACGGCCAAGGCCGGGAGAAAGGGGACGAACCGTGAATCTCCTCGTCAAGACCTGCAACTACGAGCGCATGAACGTACAGCGAATAGTCGCTCGAGGCGTGGTGCTGCTCGGGGTACTCGTATGCGGAGTCGCCGTGCTCGGAGCGTTTGCGGAGATGGGCTACACCGCCCGGACACCGATAGCGTACGCGAGAACCGCAGCGGTTCCGCTCGTTATCGCAGTGGTCATCTTCCGTGTAGGCCTGTACTTCGAGGTGCTTGCGGCGGCGCTCCTGGTAGTCGGGGCGGTTGGCGTCGCCATCTGGGGCGTCGTCGCAGGATGGGAGTCCGGTTCGTGGGTGGCCATGGCGATTCTGGTCATGGGCCCGATGCTTCTGTCCGGCGTGCTCTACTGGCTGGCGGCGCAGACTCAGATGGTCTGCTCGCTCGACGAAGCCAAGTAGTAGGCGCCCCTCGCTACAGCGCGAATCCGCCGTGCTTCTTGAAGTGCTCGACCAGTCCACCGTCGGCAAGCAACTGCGCCATGACCGGCGGCAGCGGCGCGAAGGGAATCTCTATGCCCTTTGTCACGTTGCGCACGACGCCCGCTTCTAGATCGACGGTCAGCTCGTCGCCGTCGTCGATCAAATCGGTGTCGCACTCAACGACCGGCAGCCCGGTGTTGATCGCGTTGCGGTAGAAGATGCGCGCGAACCCCTTCGCGAGCACCGCTTTCGTGTTGCTGTGGATGAGCACGAGCGGTGCCTGCTCCCGGCTTGAACCCATTCCGAAGTTCTTGCCCGCGACCAGGAATCCGCCGTTCGGCTTCACCTTTGCGTGGTAGTCCGGATCCAGTTCCTCCATGGCGTGCACCGCCATGGCTTCCATGTCGGCGGACTTGAACTTGTACTTGCCGGCGATGATGTAGTCGGTGTTGATGTCGTCACCGTACTTGAAGGCCTTGGCCGTAAGCTCCATCGCGTCACATCTCCCATCGGTCTGGATTCTATTCCTTGACAGGCGTTGGCAGATGAGCCTCACCGCTCAGCTGCACGGCACGTGCTACCTCGACAAGCTCCTCGACGTCGCGCTCCGTGCTGGAGACAGTGATGGTACATTGCCCGACGGCCCAGCTGATCACGGCAGAACTCCAGCCGGCCGCCGAGTAGGACGGGGTGCCCGGATACCGAATCCGTTGCGCCGGCATCCAGACCCGAGGCGTTGCCATGGCCTTGTGCCCGTCCACCTTGATCTCGAAGCTCTCTGCCTCGTCTCCGTACGGCCCTCCGCCCGACCGTGCCCCTCTCTCCGCCTCGCCTTCGCTTGGCGCAATCCACACTTGGATCTCAACGAGGCTGGTGTCGTAGAGCGCCCATGCGAAACCGCCGTCAACATCCGGTACCTGCATCCACAGCCCGGCGAGCTTCCCGCCTGCGGCTTCCTCCGGAAGCATTACGTCTATCCCGTACGTCTTGCGCACCGGCACGGTGTCTTCCACGCGAACGTACATCTCATCGTACTGCGCCATGCGCTCCGCAAGGCGCCGGTTCACGGACATTTGCCTCGGTAGCGCGTCTTCACGTGGCGCAACACCTCGGGGCATTCCCTGCGGCAACAGAACGACGGTCGCTTCCTGAGACTCGCGAGACGAGTCCACTCTTTCGGGACCGGGGGTCGTCTTGCCGCACCCACAGAGAGCGAGGGCGGCAATCACGAGCATGCCCGTGGATACGGCGAGAGCAGCGCGACTGAAACCCAGCCGTATGTCCACGCGGTAGCCCTCCTCTCGTCCGCGCTACCCGAAGTACTTCCGCGGATCGGTGATCTTGCCCTCGATCACGGACGCGGCCACAGTGGCCGGGCTGCCGAGGAAGATGAATGCGTTGCTGTTGCCCATGCGGCCCTTGAAGTTGCGATTGGCCGTCGAGATGACGTTCTCACCGTCCGACGGCACACCGTTGTGGGTACCGACGCACGGCCCGCAGCCGGGCGTCACGAGCGCGGCACCGGCCGCCACGAGCGTCTGGATGTAGCCGGCCTCGATCGCGTCCAGCAGTATCTGGCGCGAGGCGGGTGCCACGATGAAGCGCACGTCAGGATGGACGCGACGACCCTCCAGGATGCGCGCCGCGATTGCGAAATCCTCGAGACGCCCGTTCGTGCACGTGCCAAGGACACCCTCGGCGATCGGCGTGCCCTCGACCTCCTCGATCGGACAGACGTTGTCGACCGCGTGCGGCTTGGCGATCTGTGGACCGATCGCGGAGGCGTCGAGGGTCAGCTCGCGCAGGTACGTGGCATCCGCGTCGGGGTCAACCGGTGCCGGTCGCTTGTCTCCTCGGCCAGCGAACCAGGCGAGCGTCTTGGCGTCGGCCTTCATGAGCCCGGCCTTGGCGCCGACCTCGATGGCCATGTTGGAGATCGTCATGCGCGCCTCGACCGAGAGTTCGTCGATCACGGGACCGTGGAACTCGATCACCTCGTAGGTGGCGCCGTCTACGCCGATCTCGCCGGCGAGGTAGAGGATGAGGTCCTTGGAGAACACGCCGGGCGCGAGCTTGCCGGTGTAGATGACCTTCATGGTGTCGGGCACCTTGAACCACAGCTTGCCCGACGCCATCGCTGCCGCGCCGTCGGTGGAGCCGACGCCGGTGGAGAACACGTTGAGTGCGCCGTAGGTGCAGGTGTGCGAGTCGCAACCGACCATGAGGTCGCCGGGAACGACGTGACCCTTCTCGGGGATGAGCTGGTGGCACACGCCCTCGCCCACGTCGTAGACGGTCGCGCCGGTCTTGGCGCCGAACTCGCGCATCATGGTGTGAAGCGCGGAGACGCCCTCGATCGGGCTCGGCGAGCTGTGGTCCATGACGAGAGCGACCTTCGCGGGGTCGAACACCTCGTCGACACCCATGTTCTCGAGTGCGCGGATGGCGAGCGGCGACGTGCCGTCCTGTCCCATCACGAAGTCGACATCGGCGACGACGATGTCGCCCGCATGCGCTTCGGTGCCGGAATGGGCCGAGAAGATCTTCTCGGCGATCGTCTGTCCGGAAATGGTGGATCACCCTCTCATACAGCGTCGTGCTTGGCCTTGTTCGCTAGGTAGTCGTTGTAGATGTAGAGCAGCTCCTTGTCGAAGAGGCTGCGCTTGAGCTCGATGGCCATCGAGCGCACCAGCGGAAGCATCTCAGAAGCCTGCTCCCGCGGAAGCTCGATCCCGTATTCGGCAAACTTCATCTCGATCGATTTGGAGCCCGAGTGCTTGCCGATGACGATCTGGCGCTCCAGCCCGACCTCGGCCGGCGAGAAGACCTCGTAGGTCTTGGGGTTCTTGATCACACCGTCGGCGTGGATGCCGCTCTCGTGCGCGAACATGTTCGATCCGATGACCGACTTCCAGATCGGGATCTTGCGGCCGGCCGCCTTCATGACGTATTCCGCTATCTCACGGAAGCGGCTCGTGTCCATCTCGACCTCGAGCTCTTCGACGTACTTGAGCGCCATGACGACCTCTTCGAGCGCCGCGTTGCCCGCCCGCTCGCCGAGACCGGCGACTGTGACGTTGACCCAGTTGGCGCCGCCGCGGATGCCGGCGATGGCGTTGGCGACCGCCATGCCGAAGTCGTTGTGGGTGTGCATCTCGATGTCGATGTCGACGTTCTCTTTCAGCGTCCGGATCGCCGTGAACGTGCGAAACGGCTCCATGATGCCGATCGTGTCGCAGAAGCGGATGCGGTCGGCGCCCTCGGCCCTGGCAGCCTCGGCATACTCGATCAGGAACGCCATCTCGGTGCGTGACGCGTCCTCGGCATTGACGGACACGTAGACGCCGTGGCTCTTGGCGAACGCAACGGCCTCCTGCATCGACTTGATGACCCAGGCGCGGTCCTTCATGAGCTTGGTCTCGATGTGGATGTCCGAAGTCGCGAGCGAGATCGCGACCGCGTCGACTCCGCAGTCGATCGAGGTCTTGATGTCGTCGATGTTCGCCCTGTTCCAGCCAAGGACGGACGCCTTCAGTCCAAGGTGCGCGATTTCCTCGATCGTGTCGCGCTCATCGCCACCCATCGCCGGGATGCCGGCTTCGATCTGGTGCACGCCGATCTCGTCGAGGAGCTTGGCGATGCGGATCTTCTCCTGGTTCGCGAAGACGACACCCGCTGTCTGCTCGCCGTCACGCAGCGTCGTATCGTCGAGCTTGACCTCTGTGGTGCCCAGCAGGCTCTCGAAGGGCATCTGGTATGCCTTGATGTTATCCAAAGCTTCCTCCCGTAGCGTGCAAAGACCCCTTCTCGGGTCTGGTACGAACTCGGATCGGACCGGCCGGGAATTCGGGTGCGCCGCGGTGCCGGCCGTGACGTAGAGCCGTATTGTACGACAGGCCCCGCGCGGGTACCAAGCCTGGCGTGGCTGGCGCGTGGTTGACGCACTCCACGCTTGCGAACGAAGGCGCGCGCCGCTGCTGCCCCGAATCACCCGCCGGCTAGCGAGCCTCGGAGAAGCCGTCAGTCTCTGCGTCCGGTCTGACGATCAGCTCGCGCATCAGGTGCAGAGCCGGAGCCGCTCTTCGATGCGAGCAAGGACCTCTTCCCAAGGCACGCCCGCATCGGGATCACGGCCCATGTCAGCAAGCCGACGGTCAAGCTCCTCGATCTCGGCTGTCGTCAGCGGGATGTCAGCGCTGCTGATGGCGATGCTGTCCCACAGGTCTTCAACGAGCTGGATGCGCTCGGAGACCGAAAGCCTGTCGAAACTGTGGGCTGCATTGCTCATGGCTGGAGTGTGCCCGCTTCGGGACGGTTTCGCAACGATGACTGCAGTACTCGTCGGACCGCGACGTAGCTCGTCGGCGTGGCAGCTCATCCGCCCAGGGGTTAGGATAGGCGGTGGAGGTAGAGCATGGTTTCCATCGTTGAGGACAAGCGCGAATCTATCGCCAACGTGTGCCGCAAGTACGGGGTGAAGAGCCTCTACGTCTTCGGCTCGGCGTTGCGCGACGACTTCCGCCTGGGCGAGAGTGATGTCGACCTCCTCGTGGAATTCGGCCCCATGGACGGACACTCGAAAGCGCATGCGTACTTCGACATGCTCGACGAACTGCGAGAGTTGCTCGGCACAGAAGTCGATCTCGTCATGGCGGGAGCGGTGAAGAACCGCTACATTGCCCGCGACATCGAGCGTACGAAGCAGATGCTGTATGCCGCGTAGCGCTGCAGTCTACCTCTCAGACATCGTTGAGGCGTGCGAGGCGATTGACGACGTCTTGTCGGGGGTTGACCTTTCCGCATACCAGAACGCTCGCGCCATCCGCTCCGCTGTCGAACGCGAGTTCATCATCATCGGGGAGGCTGTGGGCGCCTTGGGCCGCCTGGCGCCTGCGATGTTCGCGGAGATATCGCATGCTCGCCTGATCATCGGCTTCCGCAACGTTCTCACACATGACTACGCGGCGGTTGACGATGAGACCGTCTTCGGACTGGCACGGTCGGACGTGCCCAATCTCAGGCAGGAATGCATGGAGTTGCTCGAGGGCCTGGGAGAAGTAGACTGACCCGGAGATCGAGCGGACTCGCTTCATTCGTCGTCTTGGTCGACCCCGGCCGCGCGACGACCTTACCCGCCAAGGACGCGAGAGCCGTACGGCGTCCGAGCGACGCTGGTCAGTCCGCAGCTCTCAGCTCGTTGACGAGTCCGCTGCACTCGCTCCGCAGAATGGGCGCGTCGTGATCCGCAATCGCCCAGAAGATGCGAGAAGGCCCCCCGGGCAGAGGGCCTTCGTTTCGCGCCAATGCAGCGGTCCGATCAGTCCCATTCGGGAAGCGTCTCGGACGCAATCCCAACAGACTCCTCAGCCATCTGCGAGTTGAGATCAGCAAGCTCGCGATAGCCTTCGGCCATCAGGGCTGCCGTCTCCTTCTCGCGCAAACACTCCAACGCTTCGACGACAACGTCGGTCTTCGTAGTGCCGGCCTGACGCGACTGCTCCTCAAGGAACGTGCGAGCCCAAGCCGGCAACCTGAACTGAACTGGTTTGGTTCCAACGGCGCCCATGGACATCCTGCCGCCTCCTTCTCAGGTCGCCTGTATGTGCAATATAACCGGTATTGGTCGACCGAAACAAGTATCGGCATACAAGGCACTGTGCAATAGTGAACAGCGAATAGCGCGCCAACAGTAGTGCAGTCCGTATACCGCCTTGACATGCATGGTGTAAGTACATACTATCTGTTGTGGTTCGCCAGAAGGAGTTATCCAACAGATTGTGCGTCGGACATCTCCTCGTGGGGGCTAGCGAGGCGAGGACGACTTGTTCGTCGCGCTCAAGGGCTGGCGTTTGGAGAGAGCATGGCTGCGAGAGGCGAGATCTACTGGGTCGACTGGAATCCATCCAGGGGCTCAGAGCAGAGCGGGAACCGTCCTGCGCTGGTAGTGCAGAACGACACCGGAAACGAGCTGTCGCCAACGACCATCGTCGTATCGCTCACGACCAGAGAGATGAGGAAGCGGTATCCGTTTCATGTGCCCGTACCCGAGGGCGTGTTGCCCAAGCATGGCACCATCATGTGCGAGCAAATCATGACCATTGACCAGTCACGGTTGATTGGAAGACGGATTGCATTGCTCGATGATTCCGTCATGCGAGAAGTCGACGAAGCCTTGAAGCGGTCGCTGGGTCTACGGTGAGCAAGAGCTGCGTCGGCGAGGTATGCGAGCAGGCAACGCGGTAGCTCGTCGAGGTGGTCCCGCTCGTCACGACGAGCTCCAGCGGCATCCCGCCCGGTCCGTAGACGTAGGGTGTAGACACGCCCGTCCGAGTCCTTCTCGCTCACAAGCTGGCTGCCGATCCAGAACGAGTCGGTCGTCTCTTGTCGACCCTGGCCGCGCGACGACCTTGCGCTACCATGTCGAGGAATCCGCTTTCTTGTCCCCAGTGCTCTCCTGCGTTTGCCTCCTTCTCATGACAACTGCAACGGAGGCTCCGGTCACTGGCGGCAGGCACACAGCAGCGGCAAGAGCAGCCAACCCGATTCTCGCGTCCTCCTCAAGGAGGAGTATCACGATCAGAAGCGTCGCTAGGCCCTCGGCTGTGAACAGTCCTAGCAGAGATGCCTCCAGCAGTGATCCGGGGCGCTCACGTCTCACACGCACCGCAACATAGACACCC from Actinomycetota bacterium includes the following:
- a CDS encoding DUF86 domain-containing protein; this translates as MPRSAAVYLSDIVEACEAIDDVLSGVDLSAYQNARAIRSAVEREFIIIGEAVGALGRLAPAMFAEISHARLIIGFRNVLTHDYAAVDDETVFGLARSDVPNLRQECMELLEGLGEVD
- a CDS encoding 3-isopropylmalate dehydratase large subunit, whose product is MSGQTIAEKIFSAHSGTEAHAGDIVVADVDFVMGQDGTSPLAIRALENMGVDEVFDPAKVALVMDHSSPSPIEGVSALHTMMREFGAKTGATVYDVGEGVCHQLIPEKGHVVPGDLMVGCDSHTCTYGALNVFSTGVGSTDGAAAMASGKLWFKVPDTMKVIYTGKLAPGVFSKDLILYLAGEIGVDGATYEVIEFHGPVIDELSVEARMTISNMAIEVGAKAGLMKADAKTLAWFAGRGDKRPAPVDPDADATYLRELTLDASAIGPQIAKPHAVDNVCPIEEVEGTPIAEGVLGTCTNGRLEDFAIAARILEGRRVHPDVRFIVAPASRQILLDAIEAGYIQTLVAAGAALVTPGCGPCVGTHNGVPSDGENVISTANRNFKGRMGNSNAFIFLGSPATVAASVIEGKITDPRKYFG
- a CDS encoding 3-isopropylmalate dehydratase small subunit, which produces MELTAKAFKYGDDINTDYIIAGKYKFKSADMEAMAVHAMEELDPDYHAKVKPNGGFLVAGKNFGMGSSREQAPLVLIHSNTKAVLAKGFARIFYRNAINTGLPVVECDTDLIDDGDELTVDLEAGVVRNVTKGIEIPFAPLPPVMAQLLADGGLVEHFKKHGGFAL
- a CDS encoding nucleotidyltransferase domain-containing protein — translated: MVSIVEDKRESIANVCRKYGVKSLYVFGSALRDDFRLGESDVDLLVEFGPMDGHSKAHAYFDMLDELRELLGTEVDLVMAGAVKNRYIARDIERTKQMLYAA
- the nifV gene encoding homocitrate synthase, whose translation is MPFESLLGTTEVKLDDTTLRDGEQTAGVVFANQEKIRIAKLLDEIGVHQIEAGIPAMGGDERDTIEEIAHLGLKASVLGWNRANIDDIKTSIDCGVDAVAISLATSDIHIETKLMKDRAWVIKSMQEAVAFAKSHGVYVSVNAEDASRTEMAFLIEYAEAARAEGADRIRFCDTIGIMEPFRTFTAIRTLKENVDIDIEMHTHNDFGMAVANAIAGIRGGANWVNVTVAGLGERAGNAALEEVVMALKYVEELEVEMDTSRFREIAEYVMKAAGRKIPIWKSVIGSNMFAHESGIHADGVIKNPKTYEVFSPAEVGLERQIVIGKHSGSKSIEMKFAEYGIELPREQASEMLPLVRSMAIELKRSLFDKELLYIYNDYLANKAKHDAV
- a CDS encoding isocitrate/isopropylmalate dehydrogenase family protein, with product MAKHTVTLIPGDGIGPEITRAMTRVVEATGVDIEWESVEAGADVLEKYGTPLPGHVLDSIRKNKVAIKGPITTPVGTGFRSVNVALRRELDLYACLRPSFSIEGTGARYDNVDLVIVRENTEDLYAGIEFEEGSESAKRLIEFAAAEGAGTIRPDSGISLKPISITCTRRIVKFAFDYAIANGRKKVTAVHKANILKHSDGLFLKVAREVAEEYKDSGIEFEDYIVDATCMQLVLHPEWWDVLVLPNLYGDILSDLAAGLIGGLGMAPGANIGAECAVFEPVHGSAPKYTGKDMANPTALILSSVLMLNHLGERDAADRILHAVKTVLAEGTHVTYDIKRTNTGSTDGCVGTQAYADALIDRL
- a CDS encoding type II toxin-antitoxin system PemK/MazF family toxin, with the translated sequence MAARGEIYWVDWNPSRGSEQSGNRPALVVQNDTGNELSPTTIVVSLTTREMRKRYPFHVPVPEGVLPKHGTIMCEQIMTIDQSRLIGRRIALLDDSVMREVDEALKRSLGLR
- a CDS encoding addiction module protein — translated: MSNAAHSFDRLSVSERIQLVEDLWDSIAISSADIPLTTAEIEELDRRLADMGRDPDAGVPWEEVLARIEERLRLCT